Proteins from one Podospora pseudocomata strain CBS 415.72m chromosome 4, whole genome shotgun sequence genomic window:
- a CDS encoding hypothetical protein (EggNog:ENOG503NVU6; COG:E; antiSMASH:Cluster_1): MSVNRTASVSSAGNHRSTSSSSAKSNREHLLPEADVQAQVVAEHLPAGFTAEFDATLPAPKSKPALATTSRSNSTANTTKNHSTAAESSLKLQGGDIHRELFRLAASEGGPGGTSQIRSGSVHRRANTFHNPREYRRSLAAEEGLSVGDQLAPGGFRRAYLLQKRRNGKPNDFYAARMPITRNFVEFLNLYGHFAGEDLEDSDEEAVESESEDEDGERRPLLTTTRERQRQREREEEAEGREGAGMTKTFFTLLKAFVGTGIMFLPKAFSNGGLLFSSLAMVGVSAISMWAFHLLLELKERYRGGYGEIGYAVAGGRMRGLILASIALSQLGFVCAGIVFVAENLLTFFEAVMKDSRSFTTAGLIALQLVILVPLSWIRNISKLGPAALLADACILVGVTYIYWHDITSLVDMGGMDKGVVMFNPDRYTMMVGSAIFTFEGIGLILPIQSSMARPEKFEWLLGVVMLIITIVFTSVGALCYATFGLDTQIEIINNFPQDSKLVNAIQFLYSVAILVGTPVQLFPALRILETKIFGRKSGKKSLKTKWIKNGFRFAMVCLCGVISVLGTGNLDKFVALIGSAACVPLVYVYPAWLHYKGAAETKAAKLGDLAMVVLGLVGMVYTTAVTIINSFM; the protein is encoded by the coding sequence ATGTCCGTAAACCGTACCGCTTCCGTCTCCTCGGCCGGCAATCACCGCTcgacatcgtcctcgtcggcaAAGTCCAACAGAGAGCACCTTCTCCCCGAGGCCGATGTGCAAGCCCAGGTCGTGGCAGAGCATCTGCCGGCCGGCTTCACTGCCGAATTCGACGCTACCCTCCCCGCGCCCAAGTCCAAACCGGCCttggccaccacctcccgctcCAACAGCACCGCCAACACGACAAAAAACCACTCGACCGCCGCCgaatcctccctcaaactccaAGGCGGCGACATCCACCGTGAGCTTTTCCGCCTCGCCGCATCCGAAGGCGGTCCCGGTGGTACCTCTCAGATCAGATCCGGCTCGGTACACCGGCGCGCAAACACTTTTCACAACCCGCGAGAATACCGCcgctccctcgccgccgaggaagGCCTCAGTGTGGGCGACCAGTTAGCGCCGGGTGGGTTCCGCCGGGCCTATCTCCtccagaaaagaagaaatggCAAACCAAATGACTTCTATGCTGCCCGAATGCCGATCACGCGAAACTTTGTCGAGTTTTTGAATTTGTACGGGCACTTTGCGGgtgaggatttggaggaCAGCGACGAAGAGGCGGTGGAGTCCGAGTcggaagatgaagatggggagaggaggccgCTTTTGACAACGACGAGGGAGCGGCAAAGGCAACgggaaagagaagaggaggcagaagggagagagggagccGGCATGACCAAGACTTTTTTTACTCTGCTCAAGGCGTTTGTCGGGACGGGGATCATGTTCTTGCCCAAGGCCTTTAGCAATGGTGGCTTGCTATTTAGCAGCTTGGCCATGGTGGGGGTGTCGGCGATTTCGATGTGGGCGTTTCACCTGCTACtggagctgaaggagaggtATAGGGGAGGCTATGGCGAGATTGGGTATGCCGTTGCCGGGGGCAGGATGAGGGGCCTGATTTTGGCGAGTATCGCGCTGAGCCAGTTGGGGTTTGTATGCGCGGGCATTGTGTTTGTGGCGGAGAATTTGTTGACATTCTTCGAGGCGGTGATGAAGGATAGTAGGAGCTTCACAACGGCTGGACTAATCGCGCTGCAGTTGGTGATTTTGGTACCTTTGAGTTGGATCAGGAATATTTCCAAGCTGGGACCTGCGGCATTGCTGGCGGACGCGTGTATCCTGGTTGGGGTTACCTACATTTATTGGCATGATATCACGAGTTTGGTGGATATGGGAGGGATGGACAAGGGCGTGGTCATGTTCAACCCGGATAGGTACACCATGATGGTTGGGTCGGCCATTTTCACATTTGAAGGGATCGGCCTGATTTTGCCCATTCAATCGAGCATGGCCAGGCCGGAAAAGTTCGAGTGGTTGCTTGGCGTTGTGATGTTGATCATCACTATCGTTTTCACAAGCGTCGGCGCCCTGTGCTATGCCACCTTTGGTCTGGACACTCAGATCGAAATCATCAACAACTTTCCCCAAGATTCAAAGCTTGTCAACGCGATTCAGTTCCTGTACTCGGTTGCCATCCTGGTCGGCACGCCGGTTCAGCTGTTTCCCGCGCTCAGAATCCTCGAAACCAAGATCTTTGGACGCAAGTCAGGCAAGAAGAGTTTGAAGACAAAGTGGATCAAGAACGGGTTCCGCTTCGCCATGGTTTGCCTTTGTGGAGTCATCTCGGTGCTGGGAACAGGAAATCTTGACAAGTTTGTCGCACTTATCGGGAGTGCGGCTTGCGTTCCGCTCGTCTACGTCTACCCAGCCTGGCTTCACTACAAGGGGGCGGCCGAAACCAAGGCTGCCAAACTTGGAGATCTTGCCATGGTGGTACTGGGcttggtggggatggtgtaCACGACGGCTGTGACGATTATTAACAGCTTCATGTAA
- the ARG4 gene encoding argininosuccinate lyase (COG:E; EggNog:ENOG503NVYH; BUSCO:EOG092621S9) gives MAPTQTPTLLWGGRFTEAIDDLMFQFNESLSFDRVLYKADIHGSITYAKALHKLKILSDEELGEIVNGLQQVEKEWAEGKFVIDVKSDEDIHTANERRLGEIIGKAAGKLHTGRSRNEQVGVDMRLWAGEQLEQLAAILKDVLATTAAQAKEYLPILMPGYTHLQRAQPVRFSHWLLSHATFLIGDLNRLKGVQERTSACPLGVGALAGNPFGIDREFMAKDLGFASVHPNSLACVADRDFVVDILQWASLLMAHLSRLSEDLILFSTAEFGFVQVADAYSTGSSLMPQKKNPDSLELIRGKAGRVMGQASGFLASLKSLPTSYNKDLQESVEPMIDCIKTVSTCLRIMQGVLATLKVYPEKMKAALTDDMLATDVADYLVRKGVPFRQTHHIAGAIVRRGEEAGVAISKLPLEDFKQISPLFEADVADVFDFEKSVERRNTYGGTSSSSVLAQIEAIQKLVQQQ, from the exons ATGGCTCCCACGCAGACCCCCACGCTCCTCTGGGGTGGCAGATTTACCG AGGCCATCGACGACTTGATGTTCCAGTTCAACGAGTCCCTTTCCTTTGACAGGGTGCTCTACAAGGCCGATATCCACGGCTCCATCACTTACGCCAAGGCCCTCCACAAGCTCAAAATCCTCTCcgacgaggagctcggcGAAATCGTCAACGGCCTCCAGCAGGTCGAGAAGGAGTGGGCCGAGGGCAAGTTCGTTATCGATGTCAAGTCAGACGAGGATATCCACACGGCCAATGAGCGCCGCCTGGGCGAGATCATTGGCAAGGCTGCTGGCAAGCTGCACACTGGTCGCTCCCGAAACGAGCAGGTCGGTGTTGACATGCGTCTTTGGGCCGGCGAACAGCTCGAGCAGCTTGCTGCTATCCTCAAGGATGTCCTCGCGACCACGGCCGCGCAGGCCAAGGAGTACCTCCCCATCCTGATGCCAGGATACACTCATCTCCAGCGCGCCCAACCAGTGCGCTTCTCCCACTGGCTCCTGTCACACGCCACCTTCCTCATTGGCGATCTCAACCGCCTGAAGGGTGTGCAGGAGAGGACATCTGCCTGCCCTCTGGGTGTCGGTGCCCTCGCCGGCAACCCCTTTGGCATTGACCGTGAGTTCATGGCCAAGGACCTCGGCTTCGCCTCGGTCCACCCAAACAGCTTGGCCTGTGTCGCCGACCGAGACTTCGTCGTGGACATTCTCCAGTGGGCGAGTTTGTTGATGGCCCATCTCTCCCGCCTCAGCGAGGATCTGATCCTCTTCTCTACGGCCGAGTTTGGCTTTGTTCAAGTCGCCGATGCCTACAGCACTGGCAGCAGTCTGATgccccagaagaagaaccccGACAGCTTGGAGCTCATCCGTGGTAAGGCTGGCAGAGTTATGGGACAG GCTTCCGGTTTCCTTGCCTCCCTGAAGTCTCTTCCCACCTCTTACAACAAGGATCTCCAGGAATCTGTCGAGCCCATGATTGACTGCATCAAGACCGTTTCTACATGCCTGCGGATCATGCAGGGCGTGCTTGCCACCCTCAAGGTCTACCCTGAAAAGATGAAGGCTGCCCTCACCGACGACATGCTCGCCACCGATGTGGCTGACTACCTCGTCCGCAAGGGTGTGCCTTTCAGACAGACTCACCACATCGCCGGTGCCATCGTCCGCAGGGGTGAGGAGGCTGGCGTGGCCATCTCCAAGCTTCCCCTCGAGGACTTCAAGCAGATCTCGCCCTTGTTCGAGGCTGACGTTGCTGATGTATTCGACTTTGAGAAGAGTGTTGAGAGAAGGAACACGTACGGTGGCACGAGCAGCTCCTCGGTGCTGGCGCAGATTGAGGCCATCCAGAAGCTTGTGCAACAGCAGTGA
- a CDS encoding hypothetical protein (EggNog:ENOG503NU0A; MEROPS:MER0001367; COG:S), with translation MKFHRNSPHEEESDKDGDKRMVNKQGRRGRYKVRWRWWRPTLTPNEPFTSSPSPSPQRSSLNPEYSGSSVNILSDGGSSQSEEDYQIKHSLSLIKAPLSPDDYSDSGISLSDSIEPGTKLEPRLAMPYIGAEAEGNRPSWRNIRPASIVQFPRPCVNLDKEFKIRTVHFTVPLEHHKPSGRQINIHAELVYDTHERDRFDSWVPACRASPILVFLCGGPGDKNPHDRSPALNRMLIEKGYVVLYADYRGTGQSSKIDSATVKAYNDTGDFAGAAGYLSLFRQDNIVRDLEAVRLCLEEHLYPFSSTNGNGGDGLKWTLMGQSYGGWVALTYLSFLPGSLAEVYLTAGLAPVTIGSPDEVYEALYSGIRRSNQRYYQRYPEDEVLVREVYNTLLSRGAAYELPDGSKRKLTAQTFLTLGRKFIGGDSGLEAVHDFVGQLHGQLVRNNALVPSQEVLKEFSKLEGFKLHSRPLYGVLHEAIYCNNGDTASEWSAQRVGKRHQEYNGWLQGKHAAEGQRLYFSGEMVLPCLMPEEFRYANDLVASKADWEPLYDLNQLKANTVPVRAMAYQDDLAVDFELSKRTVEAVKGCVMVVGKSGWNHGSLRNNTDEVIRMLF, from the coding sequence atgaaATTCCACAGAAATTCACCACACGAGGAGGAATCAGACAAAGATGGGGACAAGAGGATGGTAAATAAGCAAGGCAGAAGGGGACGTTATAAGGTccgttggaggtggtggaggccgACACTTACACCAAACGAGCCGTTtacatcatcaccttcaccGTCGCCTCAACGGTCCAGTTTGAATCCGGAATACAGCGGTAGCAGCGTCAACATTCTTTCTGACGGCGGCAGCTCCCAGTCCGAAGAGGACTATCAGATAAAGCATTCGCTTTCTCTAATCAAGGCGCCATTGTCCCCTGACGATTATAGTGACTCGGGGATTTCCCTTTCTGACAGCATTGAGCCAGGGACGAAACTTGAACCACGGTTGGCAATGCCCTACATTGGAGCAGAAGCTGAGGGAAATCGCCCGTCATGGAGAAACATCCGACCCGCCTCTATCGTCCAGTTCCCACGCCCCTGTGTGAATCTGGATAAGGAGTTCAAAATCAGGACTGTCCACTTTACCGTCCCGCTTGAGCACCACAAGCCCTCGGGCCGGCAAATCAATATTCACGCTGAGCTCGTATACGACACCCACGAGCGGGACAGATTCGACAGCTGGGTCCCCGCGTGTCGTGCCAGTCCTATTTTGGTGTTCCTTTGCGGCGGACCAGGGGATAAGAACCCGCATGATCGATCGCCAGCGTTGAACAGGATGTTGATTGAGAAGGGGTATGTCGTTCTGTACGCCGACTATAGGGGCACAGGGCAGAGTAGCAAGATTGACAGCGCGACTGTCAAGGCCTACAATGACACGGGGGATTTTGCTGGGGCGGCCGGTTATTTATCGTTGTTTCGGCAAGACAATATTGTGAGGGACCTAGAAGCCGTGAGGTTGTGTCTAGAGGAGCACTTATACCCGTTCTCATCCACGAACGGCAATGGCGGAGATGGATTAAAATGGACCTTGATGGGACAGTCATACGGCGGTTGGGTGGCATTGACCTACCTATCGTTTCTCCCTGGGTCGCTGGCAGAGGTGTATTTGACGGCCGGACTGGCGCCGGTGACGATTGGGAGTCCGGACGAGGTTTATGAGGCGTTGTATAGCGGGATAAGGAGGTCGAATCAGAGGTACTACCAGCGTTACCCTGAAGATGAGGtcttggtgagggaggtatACAACACCCTTTTGTCAAGGGGGGCAGCGTATGAATTGCCGGATGGATCGAAGAGAAAGCTGACAGCTCAGACGTTTCTGACCTTGGGGAGGAAGTTTATCGGAGGCGACTCTGGGCTGGAGGCGGTGCATGACTTTGTGGGCCAGCTGCATGGACAATTGGTGAGGAACAATGCGCTCGTCCCGTCGCAGGAAGTCTTGAAAGAGTTTTCAAAGCTGGAGGGGTTCAAGCTGCATTCAAGGCCGTTGTACGGGGTCTTGCACGAGGCGATTTATTGCAATAATGGAGATACGGCATCGGAGTGGTCGGCCCAGAGGGTTGGGAAGAGGCATCAGGAATACAATGGGTGGCTTCAGGGGAAACATGCTGCGGAAGGCCAGAGGCTCTACTTTTCGGGTGAGATGGTGCTCCCCTGTTTGATGCCCGAGGAGTTCAGATATGCAAATGATTTGGTAGCGAGCAAGGCAGATTGGGAGCCATTGTACGACTTGAACCAGTTGAAGGCGAACACAGTGCCGGTCAGAGCAATGGCGTATCAAGATGATCTGGCTGTTGACTTTGAACTGTCCAAGCGAACGGTGGAAGCTGTCAAGGGATGTGTGATGGTCGTGGGCAAGTCGGGATGGAACCACGGCAGTCTGAGGAACAACACAGATGAGGTGATACGGATGCTGTTTTAG
- the ISU1 gene encoding iron-binding protein (EggNog:ENOG503P2QP; COG:C): protein MLSRTARAVGGRLLAQSLRPVAIPVARQFAPIVSRPATRQYHEKVIDHYSRPRNVGTLDKKDKSVGEGLVGAPACGDVMRLHIKVDPETQVISDVRFKTFGCGSAIASSSYLTELVRGMTLDQASKVKNTEIAKELCLPPVKLHCSMLAEDAIKSAINNYYKKNPQVKPTNLAGTGATLESVAA, encoded by the exons ATGCTTTCCAGAACAGCCCGCGCCGTGGGTGGCCGTCTCCTCGCCCAGTCCCTGCGCCCGGTTGCCATCCCCGTTGCCCGCCAGTTCGCCCCGATTGTTTCGCGCCCTGCGACACGCCAGTACCACGAAAAGGTGATTGACC ACTACTCGCGTCCCCGAAATGTCGGCACATTagacaagaaggacaagtCCGTTGGTGAGGGCTTAGTTGGTGCGCCTGCA TGCGGTGACGTTATGCGTCTGCATATCAAGGTCGATCCCGAGACACAAGTTATCAGTGATGTTCGGTTCAAGACGTTCGGCTGTGGTTCTGCCAT TGCTTCTTCCAGTTACCTTACCGAGCTCGTCCGCGGCATGACCCTCGATCAAGCGTCCAAGGTTAAGAACACGGAGATTGCCAAGGAGCTTTGCCTTCCACCAGTCAAGCTTCACTGCAGCATGCTTGCCGAGGACGCCATCAAGTCTGCTATCAATAACTACTACAAGAAGAACCCGCAAGTAAAGCCAACAAACCTTGCCGGGACAGGCGCCACTCTGGAGTCTGTTGCCGCTTAG
- the ubp14 gene encoding ubiquitin C-terminal hydrolase Ubp14 (COG:O; MEROPS:MER0001881; EggNog:ENOG503NX3U) gives MTCVHVSSANLSKPGPSDPVYREDCTQCFDSIDDPAGLDVCLKCFNGGCPGDRNHAKLHSTSHGHPLVVNIRRTRKVIERDEPPLKMSKLAIAAETEADRYETKTTVKCLECGLDELDKEDPAIGPIVDSVMKANTFSQKEEVKAWEQEMTSCEHILTLQQDPPKQIESQDLGHCSKCDLKENLWLCLQCGALGCGRAQFGGVGGNSHALAHSQETGHGVAVKLGSITPEGTADVYCYTCDEERVDEELGAHLANWGILLSERQKTEKSLTEMQIEQNLRWEFSMTTEDGKELTPQFGPGLTGLKNLGNSCYLASIIQCLFDIPAFQERYGAGVGPLPDVLDPAQDLETQLRKIADGLLSGRYSKPESDITVSEHSPEVPHQKGLQPSMLKHLIGRGHAEFSTMRQQDAFELLQHVIKLITRSKHPSGLPDPTRSMRFVLEQRLQCLNCKKVRYSSNEQDSIFIDVPLEKLPAEEGEEPKYKPVTLKECLDNLTATEVVELGCTSCSSKDGFSKRTLFKTFPEVLVVNARKMAVVNWVPVKVDVPVLVDDEPFALDSYLSKGQQPDEEALPEDEAAAASNVPAFVPNAEALAMLEGMGFPRVRCEKALHATGNSDANSAMEWLFAHMEDPDIDVPVSLGGDSGCVSAADPEKLAMLESMGLGGPRAVKALKETNGDVERAIEWLFSHPDDGGAVDEEETAAPAGDKKGAGSAELPANFQLQSIVCHKGTSIHAGHYVAFIRKKLGEQTSWVLFNDEKVVKVEDVEEMKKFAYVYFFKRV, from the exons ATGACGTGCGTTCACGTCTCATCAGCCA ACCTCTCCAAGCCAGGGCCATCCGACCCGGTCTACCGCGAGGACTGCACACAATGCTTTGACTCCATCGACGATCCTGCAGGCCTTGACGTCTGCCTCAAATGCTTCAACGGCGGCTGCCCTGGCGACCGCAACCATGCCAAGCTCCACAGTACCTCTCACGGCCATCCTTTGGTCGTTAACATTCGCCGCACCCGCAAGGTGATTGAGCGAGATGAGCCACCGCTCAAGATGTCCAAGCTGGCCATCGCCGCGGAGACGGAAGCCGATCGATACGAGACCAAGACCACGGTGAAATGTCTGGAGTGTGGCCTCGACGAGCTCGACAAAGAGGATCCTGCCATCGGTCCCATCGTCGACAGCGTCATGAAGGCGAACACATTTTCTCAGAAGGAAGAGGTTAAGGCTTGGGAGCAGGAGATGACCAGCTGCGAGCACATTCTGACCTTGCAACAAGATCCACCAAAGCAGATTGAGTCTCAGGATCTAGGCCATTGCTCCAAGTGTGACTTGAAGGAGAACCTTTGGCTGTGTCTACAGTGTGGCGCCCTGGGTTGCGGACGCGCTCAGTTcggtggcgttggtggaAACTCCCACGCATTGGCGCACTCTCAAGAAACCGGCCACGGAGTTGCCGTCAAGCTTGGTTCGATCACCCCTGAAGGGACTGCTGACGTCTACTGCTACACATGCGACGAGGAGCGTGTCGACGAGGAACTTGGGGCtcaccttgccaactgggGCATTCTCCTTTCGGAGCGTCAAAAGACGGAGAAGAGCCTGACCGAGATGCAGATTGAGCAAAACCTTCGATGGGAGTTCTCCATGACAACAGAAGACGGCAAGGAACTGACCCCCCAGTTCGGCCCTGGCTTGACGGGTCTGAAGAACCTGGGAAACAGCTGTTACCTGGCCAGCATTATTCAATGTCTATTTGACATTCCTGCTTTCCAAGAGCGCTATGGTGCAGGCGTCGGACCTCTTCCCGACGTGCTCGACCCTGCCCAAGATCTTGAGACCCAGCTGCGCAAAATCGCGGATGGTTTGCTGTCGGGGCGATACTCCAAACCAGAATCGGACATCACCGTGTCGGAACACTCGCCCGAGGTTCCTCACCAGAAGGGCCTTCAGCCATCGATGCTCAAGCACCTTATCGGCCGGGGTCATGCCGAGTTTTCCACAATGCGCCAGCAAGACGCGTTTGAGCTGTTGCAACATGTTATCAAGCTCATCACCCGGTCTAAACACCCGTCAGGCCTCCCGGACCCCACCCGGTCAATGCGCTTTGTTCTTGAGCAGCGTCTCCAGTGCCTGAACTGCAAAAAGGTCCGGTACAGCTCCAACGAGCAAGACAGCATCTTTATCGACGTACCCCTTGAAAAGCTGCCagccgaagaaggagaagagccCAAATACAAGCCAGTCACATTGAAGGAGTGCCTCGACAATCTCACAGCCACAGAGGTGGTTGAACTTGGCTGTACCTCTTGCAGCAGCAAGGACGGCTTCTCCAAGCGCACCTTGTTCAAGACCTTCCCCGAGGTGCTCGTGGTCAATGCTCGCAAGATGGCGGTTGTCAACTGGGTCCCTGTAAAAGTAGATGTTCCTGTGCTTGTTGACGATGAGCCCTTTGCCCTGGACAGCTATCTGTCTAAGGGTCAGCAACCTGATGAGGAGGCGCTGCCAGAAGACGAGGCTGCCGCGGCAAGCAACGTTCCGGCATTTGTTCCGAATGCCGAGGCGCTCGCCATGTTGGAAGGCATGGGCTTCCCGCGGGTTCGTTGCGAAAAGGCGCTGCATGCGACCGGTAACTCGGATGCCAACTCAGCTATGGAGTGGCTGTTTGCGCACATGGAGGATCCCGACATCGATGTTCCTGTTTCTCTTGGTGGCGACAGCGGATGTGTCAGCGCGGCAGATCCTGAGAAGCTGGCCATGTTGGAAAGCATGGGACTTGGTGGGCCACGAGCAGTCAAGGCGCTCAAAGAGACCAatggagatgttgagcgCGCTATTGAGTGGCTTTTCAGCCATCCGGACGACGGTGGTGcggtggatgaagaggaaaCGGCGGCACCAGCTGGCGACAAGAAGGGGGCAGGAAGCGCAGAACTTCCAGCCAACTTTCAATTGCAGTCTATTGTATGTCACAAGGGCACGAGTATCCATGCCGG GCATTACGTTGCCTTTATCCGCAAGAAGCTCGGCGAGCAGACCTCGTGGGTGCTGTTCAACGATGAAAAGGtggtcaaggtggaggatgtggaggagatgaagaagtTTGCCTACGTGTACTTCTTCAAGCGGGTTTGA
- the MAD2 gene encoding Mitotic spindle checkpoint component mad2 (BUSCO:EOG09264BJC; COG:D; COG:Z; EggNog:ENOG503NXDB), producing MSAPPKRSSSVRAGGDKDKSKVHKLSLKGSAKLVAEFFQYSIHTILFQRGVYPAEDFSAVKKYGLNMLVSSDDQVRSYIRKIMSQLDKWMLGGKISKLVIVITDKDTGEHVERWQFDVQIFKKASSSSKSKTSTPIGDENTGEERPTATEKEKDKTEAEIQQEIAAIFRQITASVTFLPQLSGNCTFNVLVYADADSEVPVEWGDSDAKEIKDAEKVQLRGFSTANHKVETLVSYRLVE from the exons atgtcgGCCCCTCCCAAAAGGTCCTCCTCTGTCAGAGCAGGCGGCGACAAAGACAAATCCAAAGTCCACAAGCTCTCCCTCAAAGGCTCCGCCAAACTAGTCGCCGAATTT TTCCAATATTCCATCCATACTATCCTTTTTCAACGCGGCGTCTATCCTGCGGAAGACTTCTCCGCTGTCAAAAAATACGGCCTCAACATGCTCGTGTCCTCGGACGACCAGGTCCGGTCCTACATCAGGAAGATCATGTCCCAGCTCGACAAGTGGATGCTCGGCGGCAAGATCTCCAAGCTCGTTATTGTCATCACGGACAAAGACACCGGTGAACATGTGGAGCGGTGGCAGTTTGATGTACAAATCTTCAAGAAggcgtcctcatcatccaagtcaaaaacatcaacaccgaTCGGGGACGAAAACAcaggggaggagaggccaACAGCGaccgagaaggaaaaggacaAGACCGAAGCCGAGATCCAACAGGAGATTGCGGCGATTTTTCGACAGATCACTGCGAGCGTCACGTTCCTGCCGCAGCTGAGCGGGAATTGCACCTTCAACGTGCTGGTATatgctgatgctgacagCGAGGTGCCCGTCGAGTGGGGGGACAGCGATgccaaggagatcaaggacgCGGAAAAGGTACAGCTGAGAGGGTTCAGCACGGCAAACCACAAGGTCGAGACGCTGGTCTCGTATCGGTTGGTGGAGTGA